A region from the Roseofilum reptotaenium CS-1145 genome encodes:
- a CDS encoding NAD(P)/FAD-dependent oxidoreductase — translation MSKTEEILSQLPGDVLGELRKVDGLWSSLRSGKIPVSSVVTVADREGSSPHQPLDTDVVICGGTLGIMMACALQLRGIQVTVVERGILRGRIQEWNISRRELGVLVELGLLTPEQLEEAIATEYNPARVSFPGGDDIWVKDILNIGIDPVFLLESLKQRFLAAGGTLLEQTLFQGATIYPDRVMVKVGDLYLNARLLLDAMGHFSPISQQARAGAKPDAVCLVVGSVAQGYPKSDTGDLFVSFTPPINHCQYFWEAFPAKDGRTTYLFTYLDAHPDRFSLEFFYEEYLRLLPEYQNISLDKLTFQRALFGFFPCYQNSPLKLPFDRILPIGDSSSSQSPLSFGGFGAMIRHLKRLTLGIEEALTLDTLKQKDLTLLQPYQPSLSVTWLFQRSMSLKMESKDFLVPPNDLLSGVFAIMEEAGNEVLYPFLQDVVQFPGLTQTLLQTWIQQPISVLKIIPQVGLSTLFNWTLHYQNLASYTLLDLIGKSLERYLNFLSPEQLYTYHRWLDSWHYGSGRDYHS, via the coding sequence ATGAGCAAAACTGAAGAGATTTTATCCCAATTACCAGGGGATGTGCTGGGAGAGTTGCGAAAGGTGGATGGGCTTTGGTCGAGTTTGCGATCGGGCAAGATTCCTGTCTCCTCAGTCGTTACTGTAGCAGATCGAGAAGGTTCTAGTCCCCATCAACCCTTAGATACAGACGTGGTCATTTGTGGAGGCACACTAGGGATTATGATGGCCTGTGCCTTGCAGTTGCGCGGGATACAGGTAACGGTGGTAGAGCGGGGGATTTTGCGTGGCAGGATACAGGAGTGGAATATTTCCCGTCGGGAGTTAGGGGTTTTGGTAGAGTTGGGGTTACTGACTCCAGAACAGTTAGAGGAGGCGATCGCCACTGAGTATAACCCAGCTCGGGTTAGTTTTCCGGGTGGTGACGATATTTGGGTTAAGGATATCCTCAATATTGGTATCGATCCGGTATTTCTGTTGGAGTCTCTCAAGCAGCGTTTTCTAGCAGCGGGAGGAACCCTATTAGAGCAAACACTATTTCAAGGAGCAACCATTTATCCAGATAGAGTTATGGTTAAAGTGGGCGATCTCTATCTTAACGCTCGCTTACTCCTAGATGCCATGGGTCACTTTTCCCCTATTAGTCAACAAGCGCGAGCAGGAGCAAAACCCGATGCCGTTTGTTTAGTCGTTGGTAGCGTCGCTCAAGGATATCCTAAAAGTGACACTGGAGATCTCTTTGTCTCCTTCACTCCACCTATCAATCACTGTCAATATTTTTGGGAAGCTTTTCCGGCAAAAGATGGTCGCACCACCTATTTATTTACCTACTTAGATGCCCATCCTGACCGATTTAGCCTCGAATTTTTCTATGAGGAATATTTGCGCTTGCTGCCAGAATACCAAAATATTTCCCTCGATAAACTCACCTTTCAACGTGCCCTCTTTGGCTTTTTTCCCTGTTATCAAAACAGTCCCCTTAAATTGCCCTTTGACCGTATTTTACCCATCGGTGATAGTAGCAGCAGCCAGTCCCCCCTCAGTTTTGGTGGTTTTGGAGCCATGATCCGTCACTTAAAGCGTTTAACCTTGGGTATTGAAGAAGCCTTAACCCTCGATACTCTCAAACAGAAAGACTTAACTCTTCTCCAACCCTATCAACCCAGTTTATCGGTCACTTGGCTCTTCCAGCGCTCTATGAGTTTAAAAATGGAAAGTAAAGACTTTCTTGTGCCTCCCAATGACTTACTCAGTGGTGTTTTTGCCATCATGGAAGAAGCAGGTAATGAAGTCTTATATCCCTTTCTTCAAGATGTAGTACAGTTTCCTGGCTTAACCCAAACCTTACTTCAAACCTGGATTCAGCAACCCATTTCTGTTCTAAAAATAATTCCTCAAGTTGGTTTGTCTACTTTGTTCAATTGGACGCTCCATTATCAGAATTTAGCCAGTTATACTCTCTTAGATTTAATCGGTAAATCCTTAGAACGCTATCTCAATTTTTTGTCTCCAGAGCAATTATACACCTATCATCGTTGGCTTGATAGTTGGCACTACGGCTCAGGACGGGATTATCACAGTTAA
- a CDS encoding DNA-methyltransferase, whose product MEQCCRVLKPGGSFFVYNLSKWNIILGNTLMQNGLDFRHWISVNVKSSMPIPGRLYPSHYSLLYYSKGKPNVFRKIRTPIETCRHCGKEIKDYGGHRKLINPLGVNLTDLWNDIPPVRHWKFKSPKRKTNQLSTKLLERVIQISSLPGNLIIDPFGGSGTTYAVCEVTGRNWIGMEIENCDVIIERLTEHNLCYHENNDYVEG is encoded by the coding sequence ATCGAACAATGTTGTAGAGTTCTCAAGCCAGGAGGAAGCTTTTTTGTATATAATTTATCGAAGTGGAATATCATTTTAGGCAATACTTTGATGCAAAATGGTCTAGATTTCCGCCATTGGATTTCTGTTAACGTTAAATCTAGTATGCCGATCCCTGGTCGATTATATCCGAGCCATTATAGTTTGCTGTATTATTCTAAAGGTAAACCGAATGTGTTTCGGAAAATCAGAACACCAATAGAAACCTGTCGCCATTGTGGTAAAGAAATTAAAGACTATGGGGGACATCGTAAATTGATAAATCCGCTAGGGGTTAATTTAACTGATCTTTGGAATGATATTCCTCCGGTGCGTCATTGGAAATTTAAGAGTCCGAAGAGAAAGACAAATCAGTTATCGACTAAGCTGTTAGAACGAGTTATCCAAATATCTAGTTTACCCGGAAATCTCATTATCGATCCGTTTGGTGGAAGTGGGACAACCTATGCTGTTTGTGAAGTAACGGGACGCAATTGGATAGGGATGGAAATTGAAAATTGTGATGTGATTATTGAAAGGCTAACTGAGCATAATTTATGCTATCATGAGAATAACGATTATGTGGAAGGTTAA
- a CDS encoding DUF423 domain-containing protein, translated as MSQVFLTLGSLFAAIAVAAGAFASHALKDQLSDRSLEIFETATKYQMYHALGIILVALLLNSMHVGNTWMVTAGWAFVAGILLFSGSLYALSVTGIKILGAITPFGGVAFLIGWGCLALSTWLKTAG; from the coding sequence ATGAGTCAAGTTTTTCTGACGTTAGGATCGCTATTCGCAGCGATCGCCGTTGCTGCCGGCGCTTTTGCCTCCCATGCACTTAAAGATCAACTGAGCGATCGCTCCCTGGAAATCTTTGAAACCGCCACCAAGTACCAAATGTATCACGCCCTCGGCATTATCTTGGTTGCCCTATTGCTGAATTCTATGCATGTGGGAAATACTTGGATGGTGACAGCAGGATGGGCATTTGTCGCTGGAATTCTCTTGTTTTCCGGTAGCTTATATGCCCTCAGCGTCACCGGAATCAAAATCCTCGGAGCCATTACCCCTTTCGGCGGTGTAGCATTTTTAATTGGTTGGGGATGTTTAGCCCTGTCTACATGGTTGAAAACGGCTGGTTAA
- a CDS encoding Uma2 family endonuclease: MPKLTIKDLEYLQTQHPNYRMELVQGEIIFMSPSGLESDEVAAAIVAELSHWVRPRKLGRVIASSGGFRLPNADGDVRAPDASFILAQRLPRTTDSYAELVPDLMFEVKSKTDSLTKLRDKIQEFIALGTQVGVLVDPRTRTMEVYQLNQDPITLGDGDIFTVPELLPGWELPVVEIWAPEFD, translated from the coding sequence ATGCCTAAATTAACCATCAAAGACTTAGAATATCTCCAAACCCAGCATCCCAACTATCGGATGGAATTAGTTCAAGGAGAAATTATCTTTATGAGTCCTTCGGGGTTAGAATCAGATGAAGTCGCTGCTGCTATTGTCGCTGAATTATCCCATTGGGTGAGACCGCGAAAATTAGGGCGAGTCATTGCCTCTAGTGGTGGATTTCGTTTACCCAATGCTGATGGAGATGTTCGCGCACCAGATGCTTCTTTTATCCTCGCTCAACGTTTACCTCGCACCACTGATAGTTATGCTGAATTAGTGCCAGATCTCATGTTTGAAGTTAAGTCGAAAACCGATAGTCTCACCAAATTGCGCGATAAAATTCAAGAATTTATAGCATTAGGAACTCAGGTAGGAGTATTGGTCGATCCAAGAACTCGTACCATGGAAGTTTATCAACTCAATCAAGACCCGATAACGTTAGGTGATGGAGATATTTTTACGGTTCCGGAATTGCTCCCTGGATGGGAATTACCGGTGGTCGAAATCTGGGCCCCGGAATTTGATTAA
- a CDS encoding 6-pyruvoyl trahydropterin synthase family protein, translating to MEIVSVSEPIDKQPKLKYQSTKVFDGFSTCFRQWRSQGSHCHFLHGYSVSFKVWFEGELDHHCWVWDFGGMKKARTQIDGMNPKAWMEYMFDHTVIVAEDDPYLPSFYQLQEQGVIQLRVLQAVSAEKFAELVLTKLNEFVQTETAGRVRVKRVEFREHERNSAVVESN from the coding sequence ATGGAGATCGTTTCTGTTTCTGAACCTATTGATAAACAGCCTAAATTGAAGTACCAATCGACAAAAGTTTTTGATGGATTTTCTACTTGCTTTCGACAGTGGCGATCGCAAGGTTCTCATTGTCATTTTTTACACGGTTATAGCGTCTCGTTTAAGGTTTGGTTTGAAGGAGAGCTAGATCACCATTGTTGGGTTTGGGATTTTGGTGGGATGAAAAAAGCCAGGACTCAAATTGATGGCATGAATCCGAAAGCATGGATGGAGTATATGTTTGATCATACGGTGATTGTAGCAGAAGATGACCCCTATTTACCGAGTTTTTATCAACTACAAGAACAGGGGGTGATTCAGCTTCGAGTGCTTCAAGCAGTCAGTGCAGAAAAGTTTGCTGAGTTGGTGTTGACTAAGCTTAATGAATTTGTGCAGACGGAAACTGCAGGTAGAGTAAGAGTTAAGCGTGTTGAGTTTCGGGAACATGAACGAAATTCTGCTGTAGTAGAAAGTAATTAA
- a CDS encoding phosphomannomutase/phosphoglucomutase, protein MVNDINWKKLQNGSDIRGVALPLIPDEPVNLTPDVCRKIGQSFCTWLSQTLEKPITELTLGLGRDSRISGPELIDAMMEEIAALGATVYDFGLASTPALFMSTVTPGFMCDGSIMLTASHLPSNRNGCKFFTAKGGLEKQNISQILSIASETHFTPAPTPGIITSKDFMSVYAGQLVQKIREGTNHPTNFEQPLKGLKIVVDAGNGAGGFYVSQVLQPLGADTTGSQFLDPDGHFPNHVPNPENGKAMDAICKAVTENQADLGIIFDTDVDRGGAVDGTGKELNRNRLIALISAIVLREHPGSTIVTDSITSDGLAKFITEDLKGTHHRFKRGYKNVINEAQRLNAEGQESWLAIETSGHAAMKENYFLDDGAYLVSKLAIELAKAKLEGRSLNDLITNLKEPVESQEFRIKLALNDFKPYGNQVIEALQTFANAQPNWSVVPNNYEGVRVSCTAPEEDGWFLLRLSLHDPVIPLNIESNVSGGVVKIARKLLAFFQSFDALDLSTMK, encoded by the coding sequence ATGGTTAACGATATCAATTGGAAAAAATTACAAAATGGCTCGGATATTCGAGGAGTGGCACTTCCCTTGATCCCCGATGAGCCGGTTAATTTAACGCCCGACGTTTGCCGTAAAATTGGTCAAAGTTTTTGCACTTGGCTCAGTCAAACTTTAGAAAAACCAATTACAGAATTAACTCTAGGGTTGGGACGCGATAGCCGTATTTCTGGGCCAGAATTGATCGATGCGATGATGGAAGAGATCGCTGCCCTGGGTGCAACAGTGTATGATTTCGGACTGGCTTCGACCCCTGCCCTATTCATGAGTACAGTAACCCCTGGGTTTATGTGTGATGGGTCAATCATGTTGACAGCTAGCCATCTCCCCTCAAATCGCAATGGATGTAAATTTTTTACGGCTAAAGGGGGATTAGAAAAACAAAATATCAGTCAGATTCTGAGCATTGCCTCCGAAACCCACTTTACACCCGCACCTACCCCCGGAATCATTACCTCCAAAGACTTTATGAGCGTTTATGCCGGTCAACTGGTGCAAAAAATCCGGGAAGGCACGAACCATCCCACCAATTTTGAACAACCCCTGAAAGGTCTCAAAATTGTCGTTGATGCCGGTAATGGTGCAGGGGGATTTTATGTCAGTCAAGTCTTGCAACCCTTGGGTGCAGACACCACAGGGAGTCAATTTCTTGACCCAGATGGCCATTTCCCTAACCATGTACCGAACCCCGAAAATGGCAAAGCAATGGATGCTATCTGTAAAGCGGTCACGGAGAATCAAGCGGATTTGGGGATTATCTTTGATACTGATGTAGATCGCGGGGGAGCCGTAGATGGCACGGGTAAAGAACTGAACCGCAACCGTCTCATTGCCCTCATTTCTGCTATTGTGTTGCGGGAACATCCCGGATCGACTATAGTTACGGACTCCATTACCTCTGATGGTTTAGCGAAGTTCATTACCGAAGACCTCAAGGGAACTCATCATCGGTTTAAGCGTGGGTATAAAAATGTTATCAATGAAGCCCAACGATTAAACGCAGAAGGTCAGGAATCTTGGTTAGCTATTGAAACCTCCGGTCATGCAGCAATGAAAGAAAACTATTTTCTTGATGATGGAGCTTACTTAGTCAGTAAACTGGCGATCGAATTGGCAAAAGCGAAATTAGAAGGGCGATCGCTCAATGATTTAATCACTAACCTCAAAGAACCTGTCGAAAGCCAGGAATTCCGTATTAAACTTGCCCTGAATGACTTCAAACCCTATGGTAATCAGGTGATTGAAGCCTTGCAAACCTTTGCTAACGCTCAACCGAACTGGAGTGTAGTTCCCAATAACTATGAAGGCGTGCGAGTTTCCTGCACTGCTCCAGAAGAAGATGGATGGTTTCTCTTGCGTTTGTCCCTCCACGATCCGGTGATTCCCCTGAATATTGAATCCAATGTTAGCGGTGGTGTGGTCAAAATTGCCCGTAAACTGCTCGCATTTTTCCAATCCTTTGATGCCCTAGATCTTTCAACGATGAAGTAA
- a CDS encoding 2-keto-4-pentenoate hydratase yields the protein MTGSVWAEVRSMPSSVERLVRDYMNHTPVSAIAPNGTLEQAAQFQQQFVQALIPQLGPIVGYKAALTSPVAQERFGVSHPLRGTLLKEMLLSSGATVPVNFGARGVFEADLMVRVGDAKINQAKTPQEVLESLDAVIPFIELPDLMYDRTVTLNGPALVAINTGARLGVLGEPVALEGTPEWEKRLGSIAVVMENGKGETLSEGSSSALLGHPLQAVLWLKEDLRAAGIDLKPGDLLSLGTITPLTPVKEAMIIRARYEGLGEVSVTFE from the coding sequence TTGACCGGCAGTGTCTGGGCTGAAGTGCGTTCGATGCCGAGTTCTGTAGAGCGCTTGGTGAGAGATTATATGAATCATACTCCAGTTTCGGCGATCGCTCCCAATGGCACTCTAGAACAAGCTGCTCAATTTCAGCAACAATTTGTACAAGCCCTCATTCCCCAACTTGGGCCCATTGTCGGCTATAAAGCCGCTTTAACCAGTCCTGTGGCTCAGGAGCGGTTCGGGGTTTCCCATCCTCTGCGGGGAACTTTATTAAAAGAAATGTTACTCTCGAGTGGTGCAACTGTTCCCGTCAACTTTGGCGCTCGTGGCGTATTTGAAGCGGATTTGATGGTGCGCGTGGGAGATGCGAAGATCAATCAAGCGAAAACTCCCCAAGAGGTATTAGAGAGTTTAGATGCTGTCATTCCCTTTATTGAATTGCCCGATCTGATGTACGATCGCACCGTAACCTTAAATGGCCCTGCCTTAGTCGCTATCAATACCGGAGCCAGGTTAGGGGTTTTGGGGGAACCGGTAGCACTCGAAGGGACTCCCGAATGGGAAAAGCGGTTAGGCTCCATTGCGGTAGTCATGGAAAATGGCAAAGGAGAGACGTTATCGGAGGGGAGCAGTAGCGCTTTATTAGGGCATCCCTTGCAAGCCGTATTATGGCTAAAAGAAGATTTGAGAGCTGCTGGAATTGATTTAAAACCGGGAGATTTGTTATCTTTAGGAACCATTACCCCCTTAACTCCGGTAAAAGAGGCCATGATAATTCGAGCGCGATATGAGGGTTTGGGGGAAGTTTCGGTAACATTCGAGTAA
- a CDS encoding antibiotic biosynthesis monooxygenase, with product MNDANNQNQQVTAVISHYIRPGRESGYEEWLQSISEVAREFEGHQGVTILRPQSGSRKEYVIILRFDRYHNLCHWLRSPERKEWIERAQPLTEKQENVQILTGLEALVSLPNTIFSPPPKYKTVLVTWLGVFVCSSILGYLVTPHLSALHFLLRQAIMTGLVVVLLAYVVMPRLTRLFHKWLHSTKI from the coding sequence ATGAATGACGCAAATAATCAAAATCAACAAGTGACTGCTGTCATTTCCCATTATATTCGCCCAGGTCGCGAATCTGGATATGAAGAGTGGTTGCAAAGCATTTCTGAAGTGGCCAGAGAATTTGAGGGTCATCAGGGGGTAACTATTCTCAGACCTCAATCAGGTTCGAGAAAGGAATATGTGATTATTCTCCGTTTCGATCGCTATCACAATCTCTGTCACTGGCTGCGATCGCCAGAGCGAAAAGAATGGATTGAACGCGCTCAACCCCTGACTGAAAAGCAAGAAAATGTACAGATTCTCACCGGATTAGAAGCGCTGGTTTCTCTCCCCAATACCATATTTTCTCCTCCTCCAAAATATAAAACCGTCTTAGTGACTTGGCTGGGAGTTTTTGTCTGTTCATCAATCTTGGGTTATCTGGTTACCCCTCATTTATCTGCCCTGCACTTTCTTCTCCGCCAAGCCATTATGACCGGATTAGTTGTTGTTTTATTGGCTTATGTTGTTATGCCGAGATTAACCCGTTTATTTCATAAATGGCTGCATTCTACTAAGATATAA
- a CDS encoding rubrerythrin family protein, which yields MDLSNNNTAKNLEAAFGGESMANRKYLFFAEVTKKLGMPELAKLFRETANQETEHGFAHFRLIHPELVVDDTESLTEEQKKAIASRCLELAIEGETYEYTTMYPEFAQAAREDRDSDAVAEFEAQTQESQEHAQIFRKAAHNFGLLTSIEQHHARQYTDALKVLEGQTATKKAPSDDEATQKWICRQCSMIYDPVKGDPDSGIAPGTPFSAIPDDWSCPICGAQKKLFIPYEEPAAA from the coding sequence ATGGATTTATCCAATAACAACACCGCTAAAAATCTCGAGGCTGCCTTTGGTGGAGAGTCAATGGCAAACCGTAAGTATTTATTTTTTGCTGAAGTGACGAAAAAGTTAGGGATGCCAGAATTGGCGAAACTCTTTCGAGAAACAGCAAATCAGGAAACTGAACATGGGTTTGCCCATTTTCGCCTCATTCATCCCGAACTGGTAGTTGATGATACTGAATCGTTGACAGAAGAGCAGAAAAAGGCGATCGCCTCCCGATGCTTAGAACTAGCCATTGAAGGAGAAACTTACGAATACACCACCATGTATCCAGAGTTTGCTCAAGCAGCCAGAGAAGACCGTGACAGCGATGCAGTAGCTGAATTTGAAGCTCAAACCCAAGAATCCCAAGAACACGCTCAAATCTTCCGTAAAGCAGCCCACAATTTCGGCCTGCTCACCAGTATTGAACAGCATCACGCTCGTCAATATACGGATGCTCTCAAGGTTTTAGAGGGTCAAACTGCAACCAAAAAAGCCCCCAGCGATGATGAAGCGACGCAAAAATGGATTTGTCGTCAATGTTCGATGATCTACGATCCAGTAAAAGGCGACCCTGATTCTGGAATTGCTCCCGGAACTCCCTTTTCTGCGATTCCCGATGATTGGAGTTGCCCTATCTGTGGAGCGCAGAAAAAGCTATTTATTCCCTATGAAGAACCTGCCGCAGCGTAG
- a CDS encoding NAD(P)/FAD-dependent oxidoreductase, which produces MVNSTHHQIVIVGGGSAGITVAAQLLNANSNLDVAIIEPSEKHYYQPAWTLVGGGAFAAEDTVKPEKECIPEKATWIKAYCQEFQPDQNQVVTQDGSVVSYDYLVACPGLQIHWDWVEGLPETLGKNGVCSNYAFEQAPKTWEMIRNFKGGTAIFTYPGTAIKCPGAPQKIMYLADEAFRKNGLRDRSKVMYCTATGGIFGVPAYAKPLMEIVKRKDIEMRVKYNLKTIKTDPKEAIFEVTTDEGVESVSIPFDLLHVSPPMSAPDFVKNSPLAGTEGAAKGWIDVNKFTLQHNRYPNVFGLGDASSLPTSKTAAAVRSEAPVLVQNLLALMESKSLNNQYDGYACCPLVTGYGKVIFAEFDYDKNPSPTFPLEPTEERYSMWLLKRYGLPFLYWNRMLKGKNFERSLLKK; this is translated from the coding sequence ATGGTAAATTCAACCCATCATCAAATTGTAATTGTTGGCGGAGGTTCCGCAGGAATTACAGTAGCAGCCCAGCTCTTAAATGCAAACTCTAATTTAGATGTGGCGATTATTGAACCGTCAGAAAAGCATTATTATCAACCGGCTTGGACATTAGTCGGTGGTGGAGCATTTGCCGCAGAAGATACGGTCAAACCCGAAAAAGAATGTATTCCAGAAAAAGCAACTTGGATTAAAGCCTATTGTCAGGAATTTCAGCCCGATCAAAATCAAGTGGTTACCCAGGATGGAAGTGTGGTTTCTTATGATTATTTGGTGGCTTGTCCTGGGCTACAAATCCATTGGGATTGGGTGGAAGGGCTACCCGAAACATTAGGGAAAAATGGGGTTTGTAGTAATTATGCCTTTGAGCAAGCCCCCAAAACTTGGGAAATGATTCGCAATTTCAAGGGCGGTACCGCGATTTTTACTTATCCAGGTACGGCGATTAAATGCCCCGGTGCCCCCCAAAAGATTATGTATTTAGCCGATGAAGCGTTCCGGAAAAATGGGCTTCGCGATCGCTCTAAGGTTATGTATTGCACGGCAACCGGTGGGATTTTTGGCGTTCCTGCCTATGCCAAACCGTTGATGGAAATTGTTAAGCGCAAAGATATTGAGATGCGGGTTAAATATAACCTGAAAACTATTAAAACCGATCCCAAAGAGGCCATTTTTGAGGTGACGACAGATGAGGGTGTGGAGTCGGTGAGTATTCCTTTCGATCTCCTCCATGTCAGTCCACCAATGAGCGCTCCAGATTTTGTCAAGAATAGTCCTTTAGCGGGTACGGAAGGAGCAGCTAAAGGTTGGATCGATGTGAATAAGTTTACCCTCCAGCATAATCGCTATCCTAATGTGTTTGGCCTCGGTGATGCCTCATCTCTGCCTACGTCCAAAACCGCTGCTGCTGTGCGTTCAGAAGCACCTGTACTGGTGCAAAATTTGTTGGCTCTGATGGAGTCTAAATCCCTGAATAATCAGTATGATGGTTATGCGTGTTGCCCCTTAGTGACGGGATATGGCAAGGTGATCTTTGCCGAGTTTGATTATGATAAAAATCCAAGTCCTACATTTCCCCTCGAACCAACGGAGGAACGCTATAGCATGTGGTTGCTCAAGCGCTACGGTTTGCCGTTCCTGTACTGGAATCGTATGCTCAAAGGTAAGAATTTTGAGCGATCGCTGCTAAAAAAATAG
- a CDS encoding CTP synthase, whose amino-acid sequence MTKFVFVTGGVVSSIGKGILAASLGRLLKSRDYSVSILKLDPYINVDPGTMSPFQHGEVFVTEDGAETDLDLGHYERFTDTSMSRLNSVTQGSIYQAVINKERRGDYHGGTVQVIPHITHEIKERIHRVARNSTPDVLITEIGGTVGDIESQPFLEAIRQFRKDVGRNQVLYIHVTLVPWIPSAGEMKTKPTQHSVKELRSIGIQPDILVCRCDRPLPDSLKSKVSEFCDVPVGCVIPAQDVSTIYEVPLRMEEEGLATQVIDLLRLEQRPPQLQKWQSLVECLSNSTRSLEVAIVGKYVRLTDAYLSVIEALRHAAITINSHVNIHWVNSEDLEKDGAETHLQGIHGLVVPGGFGIRGVDGKIKAVEYARSHQIPFLGLCLGMQCSVIEWARNIAQLNPAHSAEFEPQTPNPVINLLPEQEDVVDLGGTMRLGLYPCRILPNTLAAQLYEKEVIYERHRHRYEFNNAYRNLFLETGYVISGTSPDGRLVEIIEYPQHPFFISCQFHPEFHSRPSHPHPLFQGFIKAAQDYTGEPLGTSEIQEDFTPKTPLPANLV is encoded by the coding sequence ATGACCAAGTTCGTATTTGTCACAGGGGGTGTAGTTTCCAGTATTGGTAAAGGAATTCTCGCCGCCAGTTTAGGACGACTGCTCAAATCACGGGATTATTCTGTTTCTATCCTCAAACTTGATCCCTATATTAATGTAGACCCCGGCACGATGAGTCCTTTTCAGCATGGGGAAGTCTTCGTTACCGAAGATGGAGCAGAAACTGACCTAGATTTGGGACACTACGAGCGCTTTACCGATACCTCCATGTCTCGCCTCAATAGTGTTACCCAAGGCTCTATCTATCAAGCTGTGATTAATAAAGAGCGTCGGGGAGACTACCACGGGGGAACGGTACAAGTAATTCCCCACATTACCCATGAAATTAAAGAACGCATTCACCGTGTCGCTCGCAACTCTACCCCAGATGTGCTGATTACCGAAATTGGTGGAACAGTTGGTGATATTGAATCTCAACCCTTTTTAGAAGCGATTCGCCAATTCCGCAAAGATGTAGGGCGCAATCAGGTGCTCTATATCCATGTTACCCTCGTACCTTGGATTCCTTCGGCGGGAGAAATGAAGACGAAACCCACCCAGCACTCAGTGAAGGAATTGCGCTCGATTGGCATTCAACCTGATATTTTAGTCTGTCGGTGCGATCGCCCCCTACCCGACTCCCTAAAATCCAAAGTCTCTGAATTCTGTGATGTTCCCGTCGGATGTGTGATTCCCGCTCAAGATGTTAGTACCATCTACGAAGTACCCTTGAGAATGGAAGAAGAAGGATTAGCCACCCAAGTCATTGACTTACTGCGTTTAGAGCAACGTCCTCCCCAACTCCAGAAATGGCAAAGCCTTGTCGAGTGTCTCTCTAATTCTACTCGCTCCCTGGAAGTGGCGATCGTCGGTAAATATGTCCGCCTCACCGATGCCTATCTTTCCGTCATTGAAGCCCTACGCCACGCCGCCATCACCATTAATTCCCATGTTAATATTCACTGGGTCAACTCTGAAGACTTAGAAAAAGACGGAGCCGAAACCCATCTCCAAGGTATCCATGGCTTAGTTGTTCCTGGAGGCTTTGGCATTCGCGGTGTAGATGGCAAAATTAAAGCCGTTGAATATGCCCGTTCCCATCAAATTCCCTTTCTGGGATTATGTTTAGGAATGCAATGTTCCGTCATTGAGTGGGCGAGAAATATCGCCCAATTAAACCCTGCCCATAGTGCCGAATTTGAACCCCAAACGCCTAACCCCGTCATTAACCTATTACCCGAACAAGAAGATGTGGTGGACTTAGGCGGAACCATGCGTTTAGGACTGTATCCTTGCCGCATATTGCCCAATACCTTAGCTGCCCAACTCTATGAAAAAGAAGTGATTTATGAACGCCATCGACATCGCTATGAATTTAATAATGCCTATCGCAACCTTTTCTTAGAAACGGGATATGTGATCAGTGGAACTTCTCCCGATGGACGGTTAGTGGAAATTATCGAATATCCCCAACATCCGTTCTTTATTTCTTGTCAATTTCATCCTGAATTTCACTCTCGTCCTAGCCATCCCCATCCCCTATTCCAAGGGTTTATCAAAGCTGCCCAAGACTATACAGGAGAACCTTTGGGAACTTCAGAAATACAGGAAGATTTTACTCCTAAAACTCCACTTCCAGCCAATTTAGTATAA